The DNA segment ctattaaaatataatggTGATAAAGAATTGCTATATATAACAGTTGATAAGCACACAGATCAAGTATTTTCAGTATTCGCAGATGTTGCCATAATAGGTATTTATGATCCATATAATGTTTCTTTCGAagatgattatttgaagatcaaTGGCACTGTTGATGGGTTTTTCGCATGTAAGAACATTCCTTACGATCCAAATCATCTTTCGAAAAATTACTTTGCATTAATGCATCTTCTTGATGATACGGCACCTGAAGGTTGTAAGCCTGTAAAAgttaaaagaaatataatttaggTTTTAATGACATATATTGGTcttgatatattttataacaTACTACTCTAGAAGTTATGTTTATCAAAGTTGGTGTTGAAATCaaggaatatgaatttatgCTACAATATGctaaaatataatttagctcgtgatattgaaaatttcttataaAGTATTATATGCAAAGCAGGAATAGGTAATGCTTTAAATCAATCATAACGTCGCTATTTTCAAAACATATCATttattctaataaaaaaaaaatacgtcatctattattaaatgataaaatgATAAAGATTAAGGTACAATGCCGAGATTTATTCGAAGccatcttcaatttcaaattctccAAGTCTGAATTTAacattattttgttttaaataatctttcttGTCATGGTAATCTTTCACTCTACTACGAACGTAATCCGTCCCGACAATTGGTTTTATTTTTCTGTATAAGCccaaattttttaaaacAGGCGATTCAGCAATTTCTATTTTTGTATTGTCTCCAGGACGGACAAAGTAGAAAACCCCAATACGTGGTGCGTCAACCTGATCAGGAGGGGGTCTTACTACTCTATGAATGGTCGATTTAAAATATCCTCCGCTCCAAAAATTGAGAGTATCCCCGATATTGCATATTATTGCGCCTGGAACTGAAGGAACATATTTCCACTCGCCATTTGAAAGTCTTATTTGAAGACCTGAGACAACCTGATTGTAAAGTAAGGTTAAACTACCAAAGTCGGTGTGACCTCTTGCCCATGTGTTTTCCACTCTATCATCCTCCTCTTTTTCACGAGGATGATACTTCATGAATCTAAGATGATCATCACTTTGGTCATCATATAAATGTCTGTCtacaaaataattttcatctaattctaatatCAAAGCAAATAGAACAAACAATTTCCTAGCAACTTCGAATGACTTTCTCGAAATACCTTCCAACTCTTCTCTatattctttgataaaatcttgTTTGAAAAACTCTTCGAAAAAACCTTGTTTAGTAAATTTGGCAATATTAAACGTTTCAACATTATCGGGAACATCTGTGCCAAAAACACTTTTATTACCTTTTATCTTATAGCCGAAATAATTACCTTCCTCAAAATTTACCTCCTGCAACTTTTTTTCCTCTTCagaataattattaaagaaaaactCGCCTAGTGCAAACAGGCGattcatttcttcttcagagATCCCAGTTCCTGAAACAGTCCAAAATCCGTCTTTATGAAGAGCTATTTTTAGCTGGGATGCTAGCTTTTCTTTTCCACCCGGCTTGTCAAATGTACTTATATCAATGTTAGTTAAATCAGCCCAGTCTAAATCATATTTTGTTTCATCTTGAGGAATCCATTCTTTAGGAATATTTTTTAGGTTTCTTTTCGTCACCATTATATTTAAACAGATTTataccaattttttttgtatttgtatagatttaaaattaattgcGAGAATATGAtgttaaaaatattattcaataaagaaaacTCTGATAATTGAGTATAAATGAGGCAAAAGATGTTATTTCATATGGAAAACTTTCTattgtttttatttcatcaatttaCACATAATATTgtgttattattgtttatgATTAACTATGGCTCAAGTGTGGCTATATTCAAGCAATGTACATTGGATGTGGCTTCGATACtctaatttaaaatatcaactGTAGGATTTGCTGAGAAAATACTTCATGAGTTGTTGACTGATTctgtttttgttttttctTAACTTGTTAAGAAGTGATTTGCCTTGTTAGGggaaataatataatggTTGCAAAAAAGACGGATGAAATTCAGTCCATAAAAATCAGCAACGcgaaagaagaaacagaaataaATACCATTCAacatgatattgaagatgaagagcTACAATATAAAAGGATTCTTCGTAAGATAGATTATAGATTAATTGTTGtctattcaatttcttacATTTTTACACAAATTAATAAGGGTAATATATCAAATGTTGCTATTCTCAATCTTGAATCAGGTCATAACATTAAGAAAGAACTAGGTAACCTTAACTCTCAAGAATGGGCGTGGTGTCTTTCAGCGTTTTACTATCCATATCTATTTTTTGAACCTTTATTTACCATGCTAGCCAAAAAGTTCACACCAAGAATTTGGCAatcaagaataatgatttcatgGGGAATTGTTTCGATACTACAAGCAACGGCTTTTAATTTCTCTGGAATGATAGCATCTAGATTTTTTCTTGGATTTTTCGAAGCTTCGTGGTACACTACAGTTTTATATCACCTATCATTTTTTTATAAACCACGAGAGTTACCTAAAAGAATAGCGTTTTTCTATTCTTTTGGCATGCTAAGCGGTGCATTTAGCGGGATATTGGCTTATGGTATCTCATTTCTTGATCAGATTCAAGGTTTGAGTGGTTGGAAATGGGTATTTATCTTTGAAGGTATACCGACTATTATCATTGGAATATAtacttctttatttttacCGAATTACGTAGAGGATTctaaattcttgaatatcgACGAAAAAAGTATAGTATTATCTAAACTTCCTTCATCGTCTCCGAGGAAGGAAGATAGTGCCTTTGACTCGAATGAGATTAAACTGCTTCTTAAGGATCCGACTTTCTATACCTACTCTTGCATATGGCTTTTTCAAGGGTTAGGTGGATGGGGAATTTCATTCGTATTACCTACAATAGTTTATGAACTTGGATTTACAAGCACTGCTAATACACAATTGATGCAATTGCCACCATCAATAGCTGGATTTATTTTACTTAATTTACTTGGCCACTTAATTcataaaagaaaattgaagcCATTTCCAACGTCATTTGTTTTGTCCTTTGTTCAAATTCTAtgttatattatattactAACTATAAATAATAGTATTGGAAAGTATGCTATGTTGGTTATTGCGTAAGTAAACCTTTTTATTAGATGAGGTAATCGAAACCTTTCTTGCTGTTATACatctataataatacaattcTCTTCGGAGAAATTCTGGGCATTACTAACTACAATAATTTAGGACCCTGATATCAAATTCACTTTACCCTATTATGTGGCCTGATAGAATAAGAGTAATTAAAGGAACATCATCCGCAGGTCTTGCAATTGGTTTTACTAATGCTTCAACCCAATTGATGGGGTTAATTGGTCCAGTAATCTACCAATCTAAATTCGGTCCGTCTTATCATGTTTCTTATGGGTGCTCTATAGCTCTATGCTCAGtttcattcatatttattggaattacCTGGCATTTGGTATCTAGGTCTGGTATACTCGAAACTGAAGGCGCAATGGTCTCTGATGATGAACTGCTATaaatcaacttttcaaactctaatgttaatgataaaaattatCTCCAACCCTCAGTTATGCTTCAAAGCAAACATaaccaataatttgaatatgaaaGACATATATCAAAAGtcaaagaatatattattttatttctattttttGTAAGATATTTTCAGGCTCATAATGTCAGAAAACAGAATATACTCCTACTACTACTTAGAATATGACAACTGTGTTTGAATTTCCCAAGATCCATTCCTCTATATACTAAACAACCTAACTATATTCATGGATAGTGttcattaaattatatatgttTCAGAATATTGTAgactttaaaattattatttatccATTCTTAAATTTCCTCGACATGAAGAGTTTCATTAGTTTTTTCATTAGCAGCAACATTCTTAAaagtttcttcattttctcttgaagaaaaagtttCGTGGCTCCCAAAATTTCTTAAGGGAACTTTGTTAAAATACATTTCATCTACTTCTTCAAGGGTCCTATTTGCAGTTTCGGGTACACAGAAATAAAAGTATACCCAAAAGAGAAGTGAAAACCCGGCGAAAATGAACATCGTACTGGCACCCAAGTTTCCTTCGTCTGGATTAAATATGTATGGTAAAACGAAGGACCATACCATCCCCGCTATATTGGTCGATGAGAGTGCAAGACCAATAGTTTTGGTTCTTAATGCACTTGTAGGGTTTTCAGAGGCAATTGGATAACATACAGAACCTAGACCAAAGTTGTAAAAAAACCCATACATCATCataaatgatattgtaGCTTTTAATGCTTGGTCATTATCTTTCACTAAACCTGTGCCTCCAATTATGAAATCGACGACAATAATAGTTCCCACACCATAAAGGATATTAgttcttcttccaaatctATCAACAACAAACAATGTAGCCACACACCCAGCAATGGACAAAAGTTGGGCACCAATAGTGTATTTAAAAGATTCAGAATCCGATAAACCTGCTAATTGGAACCAATATGTTGTATAATTACCTGTAAAATATACACCAGAAAATGGACAGAATATAAATGGAACGGACGCGACCATGgttcttttcaaattattaccTTTAAAACAATCCAAGAATGTACAGCTATCTGCCGATGTTTGTGATTCTTTTATCGTATTTATGACAACGGCcatttgttgttgaattgATACAGGATCTTTTAATAACTTTTCATAGCAAGCCTCTGCTTTTTCGGTCTTTccttttaatatataatacgTAGGGGAATCTGGGACAAATAATAGTGTAATTAAGGAGATAGCAGAAAATCCCCATTGGGCAGCAAAAATGGATCTATACGCCCAAGAATCTAGCCTATCACTCTCAGAATAGttgataatgaaacaaACTAACGGACCAATCgagaatgaaatattacaaAGTGCTGTAGATGCACCTCTTAAAGCAAAAGGTGTAATATCTGCCACATATGAGACAATGGACGCTTGTATAATACCCAAACATAATCCATTCATTGTTTTTCCAGCTAAAAATGTTTGGATTGTAGTGGCAGCAAATTCGATACCTATGAAGGCTGTTGATACAAGTATGGATACATATATGACCCACTTCTTACCAAAATGATCAGCTAACCAAGATCCTGTCCACTGTCCAATAATTTGCGCAGCCAAGGGCACACCAGAAATAGCAGATTGCCATTGTGCTTCAAGAACATATGAACCATCAGGTTGTATAACACCGAAGTGTTTTCTAAACATAGAAATGGAAATAACAATTCCTCCTGCCTGCGATTCAAATGATGTTAAAACTAAGGTGAAGATCATTACGCCGATACAAAAGCATGCAAAGGGGAACTTTTTAATCGTTTCCCATTTAGAAGTATGTGAATCAATATACTCAGTATAATGGGCAGTAGTTATAACTTCTTGTTCCATGTTTACTGGAGTTTGTACCTTGTCTTGTGTCGTACCAATCATATCAACTTTCTCGGTCATCGTAAAAATACGTGTTGAATAATGGTGGATAAAATTCAAAGCattatgaagaatataagTTCTTTATATATTGTTCAGATTGTTACTATATACCACttgttattgaaaatttaagaggctattttgatttaacCGTACAAATTTTCTGGAGAGTGAACAATTGTAAAAAATAATCTTAACCGCATTTTACGGATAATCAATTTGTGGAGAAGCTAGGAAGATTAGCGCTACGTAATTTGGCGCTACGTTGACCTATATTTGAGCGGCTAATTTACCACGCGCAATCTCCAACAGTGCGGTTAAGTTTAATCAggtttcaataaataatttttataaAGCTCCTAAATTAGATCTAATGGATGAAATTTGTTCACCATAtctatttgatattatGAAAGCTTCAACTTTATTTTTACTCTTTCAACTAGTATATTTTAACGTCGCTTCGTGCTTTATACTAGACAAGGACTACAAACCTAACATATTCGTTCTAACAGATATTAGTAACGAACCAGATGATGCTCAATCACTTGTTAGATTATTGTTATATTCTAATGAGTTATCAATAAAAGGAATTGTTGCTACCACATCTTATTGGCTAAATTATACTGTTCACGACGAAGATATTTATCCTATATTAGACGCTTATGAAAAAGTACATCCTAATTTGTTGAAACATTCCATAGGTTATCCAAGTCCTGATTATCT comes from the Debaryomyces hansenii CBS767 chromosome B complete sequence genome and includes:
- a CDS encoding DEHA2B00462p (no similarity), with the protein product MNLTRFVIITSYFHTDQVFSVFADVAIIGIYDPYNVSFEDDYLKINGTVDGFFACKNIPYDPNHLSKNYFALMHLLDDTAPEGCKPVKVKRNII
- a CDS encoding DEHA2B00484p (weakly similar to CA3135|IPF8990 Candida albicans IPF8990), whose protein sequence is MVTKRNLKNIPKEWIPQDETKYDLDWADLTNIDISTFDKPGGKEKLASQLKIALHKDGFWTVSGTGISEEEMNRSFALGEFFFNNYSEEEKKLQEVNFEEGNYFGYKIKGNKSVFGTDVPDNVETFNIAKFTKQGFFEEFFKQDFIKEYREELEGISRKSFEVARKLFVLFALILELDENYFVDRHLYDDQSDDHLRFMKYHPREKEEDDRVENTWARGHTDFGSLTLLYNQVVSGLQIRLSNGEWKYVPSVPGAIICNIGDTLNFWSGGYFKSTIHRVVRPPPDQVDAPRIGVFYFVRPGDNTKIEIAESPVLKNLGLYRKIKPIVGTDYVRSRVKDYHDKKDYLKQNNVKFRLGEFEIEDGFE
- a CDS encoding DEHA2B00506p (weakly similar to uniprot|P53322 Saccharomyces cerevisiae YGR260w TNA1 high affinity nicotinic acid plasma membrane permease), encoding MVAKKTDEIQSIKISNAKEETEINTIQHDIEDEELQYKRILRKIDYRLIVVYSISYIFTQINKGNISNVAILNLESGHNIKKELGNLNSQEWAWCLSAFYYPYLFFEPLFTMLAKKFTPRIWQSRIMISWGIVSILQATAFNFSGMIASRFFLGFFEASWYTTVLYHLSFFYKPRELPKRIAFFYSFGMLSGAFSGILAYGISFLDQIQGLSGWKWVFIFEGIPTIIIGIYTSLFLPNYVEDSKFLNIDEKSIVLSKLPSSSPRKEDSAFDSNEIKSLLKDPTFYTYSCIWLFQGLGGWGISFVLPTIVYELGFTSTANTQLMQLPPSIAGFILLNLLGHLIHKRKLKPFPTSFVLSFVQILCYIILLTINNSIGKYAMLVIATSISNSLYPIMWPDRIRVIKGTSSAGLAIGFTNASTQLMGLIGPVIYQSKFGPSYHVSYGCSIALCSVSFIFIGITWHLVSRSGILETEGAMVSDDESL
- a CDS encoding DEHA2B00528p (weakly similar to uniprot|P53048 Saccharomyces cerevisiae YGR289c MAL11 maltose permease), whose protein sequence is MTEKVDMIGTTQDKVQTPVNMEQEVITTAHYTEYIDSHTSKWETIKKFPFACFCIGVMIFTLVLTSFESQAGGIVISISMFRKHFGVIQPDGSYVLEAQWQSAISGVPLAAQIIGQWTGSWLADHFGKKWVIYVSILVSTAFIGIEFAATTIQTFLAGKTMNGLCLGIIQASIVSYVADITPFALRGASTALCNISFSIGPLVCFIINYSESDRLDSWAYRSIFAAQWGFSAISLITLLFVPDSPTYYILKGKTEKAEACYEKLLKDPVSIQQQMAVVINTIKESQTSADSCTFLDCFKGNNLKRTMVASVPFIFCPFSGVYFTGNYTTYWFQLAGLSDSESFKYTIGAQLLSIAGCVATLFVVDRFGRRTNILYGVGTIIVVDFIIGGTGLVKDNDQALKATISFMMMYGFFYNFGLGSVCYPIASENPTSALRTKTIGLALSSTNIAGMVWSFVLPYIFNPDEGNLGASTMFIFAGFSLLFWVYFYFCVPETANRTLEEVDEMYFNKVPLRNFGSHETFSSRENEETFKNVAANEKTNETLHVEEI